The following coding sequences are from one SAR116 cluster alpha proteobacterium HIMB100 window:
- a CDS encoding acetyl-CoA acetyltransferase (PFAM: Thiolase, C-terminal domain; Thiolase, N-terminal domain~TIGRFAM: acetyl-CoA acetyltransferases), with the protein MSEDVFVTAAARTAMGGFQGALSPLTAPEIGGVAIAAALARQQADPEGIDDVIMGCVLPAGLGQAPARQASFAGGLPQSVPCTTVNKMCGSGLKAVMLGYDQIKSGGAEMIIAGGMESMSNAPYLAAKARGGARLGHQGLNDHMFLDGLEDAYDKGKLMGSFAEDCAEYYQFSREAQDDYALRSLRRAQEAQQADIFAAEICPAAVKTRKGSVTVTMDEQPGLASPEKIPHLKPAFRDGGTVTAANSSSISDGAAALGLASGQAAKRYNLPVRARVCGHAGFAHEPGWFTTAPVYAARKLVSKLGWKTADVDLWEVNEAFAVVAMAFIRELALNPEQVNIHGGACALGHPIGASGARILVSLLNALDQTGGKKGIAAICLGGGEGIAIAVEVS; encoded by the coding sequence ATGTCTGAAGATGTGTTTGTAACCGCAGCCGCCCGGACCGCCATGGGCGGCTTTCAGGGCGCACTCAGCCCGTTAACCGCCCCTGAAATAGGCGGGGTCGCAATTGCTGCGGCACTTGCCCGGCAACAGGCTGACCCTGAGGGTATAGATGATGTGATTATGGGCTGCGTGTTACCAGCAGGTCTGGGACAGGCCCCTGCCCGCCAGGCCAGCTTTGCAGGCGGGCTGCCCCAATCTGTGCCCTGTACCACTGTTAATAAAATGTGCGGCTCTGGCCTGAAAGCAGTGATGCTGGGCTATGATCAGATTAAGTCAGGCGGAGCAGAGATGATTATTGCCGGAGGTATGGAGAGCATGTCTAACGCGCCCTATCTGGCAGCGAAGGCCAGAGGCGGTGCACGTCTGGGCCATCAAGGCTTGAATGACCATATGTTTCTGGACGGCCTGGAAGATGCTTATGACAAAGGCAAACTGATGGGCAGTTTTGCTGAAGACTGTGCTGAATATTATCAATTTTCGCGCGAAGCTCAGGATGACTATGCCCTGCGCTCTCTGCGCCGTGCTCAAGAGGCACAACAGGCGGACATATTCGCTGCTGAGATTTGTCCGGCAGCCGTGAAGACCCGCAAAGGCAGCGTAACTGTCACTATGGACGAGCAACCAGGATTGGCGTCTCCTGAAAAAATTCCGCATCTGAAACCTGCCTTCCGGGATGGCGGCACGGTTACCGCAGCTAATTCATCTTCAATTTCTGATGGTGCGGCCGCCCTCGGGCTGGCCAGCGGCCAAGCGGCAAAGAGATATAATCTGCCTGTGCGGGCAAGAGTTTGCGGGCATGCCGGATTTGCTCATGAACCAGGCTGGTTTACAACCGCACCTGTATATGCAGCCAGAAAGCTGGTCAGCAAGCTGGGCTGGAAAACAGCTGATGTTGATCTGTGGGAGGTGAACGAAGCCTTTGCTGTGGTAGCAATGGCTTTTATTCGTGAGTTAGCGCTTAACCCTGAGCAGGTCAATATCCATGGCGGGGCCTGTGCCCTTGGCCACCCGATTGGTGCATCAGGGGCCCGTATTCTGGTCAGTTTGTTAAATGCGCTTGACCAGACCGGTGGCAAAAAGGGAATTGCAGCTATCTGTCTTGGCGGTGGTGAAGGGATTGCCATCGCGGTGGAGGTGTCATGA
- a CDS encoding putative dehydrogenase (dehydrogenase of unknown specificity, short-chain alcohol dehydrogenase like), producing MKLTEHVSAVVTGGASGLGEAVVRHLRSKGVKTALFDMDDIRGQQVAADTGSVFINVDVSDATSVRHGFEEARQQQAQERLVVNCAGIAPAMKTVSRGTAHDPDIFAKVININLIGSFHVASIGAEGMAGAEPLSADGERGVIINTASVAAFDGQIGQSAYAASKAAVAGMTLPMARDLADKGIRVVSVAPGIFGTPMLTAFPQKVQDALAAQIPFPARLGKPEEFAALVSHIAENEMLNGETIRLDGAIRMPPR from the coding sequence ATGAAACTGACTGAACACGTATCGGCCGTGGTTACAGGCGGCGCATCCGGACTAGGCGAAGCGGTTGTCCGGCACCTGCGCAGTAAGGGTGTAAAGACAGCATTGTTTGACATGGATGACATCCGGGGCCAGCAAGTTGCTGCTGACACTGGCAGTGTTTTCATCAACGTAGATGTAAGCGATGCAACCTCTGTGCGTCATGGCTTCGAAGAAGCGAGACAACAACAAGCCCAAGAACGGCTGGTGGTCAATTGTGCAGGCATTGCCCCGGCCATGAAAACTGTTTCACGCGGAACTGCACATGACCCGGATATATTTGCCAAGGTAATCAATATCAATCTTATTGGAAGCTTTCATGTTGCCAGCATTGGCGCAGAAGGCATGGCTGGCGCAGAGCCGCTATCCGCGGACGGTGAACGCGGCGTGATTATTAATACCGCATCTGTTGCCGCATTTGATGGCCAGATTGGCCAGAGCGCCTATGCTGCATCCAAAGCTGCGGTGGCAGGCATGACACTGCCCATGGCAAGAGACCTGGCCGATAAGGGAATCAGAGTTGTCTCTGTTGCGCCAGGTATTTTCGGCACACCGATGTTAACTGCCTTTCCTCAAAAGGTTCAGGATGCGCTGGCGGCACAAATTCCGTTTCCAGCCCGACTGGGCAAGCCAGAGGAATTTGCAGCACTGGTTAGTCACATTGCTGAAAACGAAATGCTGAATGGCGAGACCATCCGCCTTGACGGGGCTATTCGTATGCCGCCACGCTAA
- a CDS encoding hypothetical protein (PFAM: Thioesterase superfamily~TIGRFAM: uncharacterized domain 1), with protein sequence MVEPRDPEFEARVRASFAAQSAMKTLQIELLSVQPGEIIMQLEKSENLLQQQGFVHGGVLTAGLDSACGFAALSLSAASAEVLSIEFKTSFFRPANTDMVRFVGRVLKPGKRVSFCEAEAFSLSEEGAILVAKMSSSLAMVEMPQGWRPENRS encoded by the coding sequence ATGGTTGAGCCAAGAGACCCTGAGTTTGAAGCCCGCGTCAGGGCAAGTTTTGCGGCGCAGTCAGCAATGAAAACGTTACAAATTGAACTGCTGAGTGTGCAGCCTGGCGAGATCATCATGCAGCTGGAAAAATCCGAAAATTTGTTGCAGCAGCAAGGGTTTGTGCATGGCGGGGTGCTGACAGCCGGGCTTGATAGTGCCTGCGGGTTTGCTGCACTTTCTTTATCGGCTGCTTCTGCTGAAGTCTTATCCATAGAGTTTAAAACGTCTTTCTTCCGGCCAGCCAATACAGATATGGTTCGGTTTGTGGGACGGGTTCTGAAACCCGGCAAACGGGTCAGTTTCTGTGAGGCTGAAGCGTTCAGCCTCTCAGAGGAGGGGGCGATTTTAGTGGCGAAAATGTCATCATCGCTCGCCATGGTCGAGATGCCACAGGGGTGGCGACCTGAAAACAGGTCTTGA
- a CDS encoding alkylhydroperoxidase AhpD family core domain (PFAM: Carboxymuconolactone decarboxylase family~TIGRFAM: uncharacterized peroxidase-related enzyme; alkylhydroperoxidase AhpD family core domain), with protein MTSPDISRFPVPEVNNLPDDVKQIITDVQEKAGFIPNVFLTLAHRPDELRAFWAYHEALMRRESGLSKAEREMIVVATSAANSCLYCVVAHGAILRIYEKSTQISDQIATNFRKADITDRQKAMLIFAEKVALQSERIGEDDFETLHGYGFSDEDIWDIGAITSLFALSNRMASLTSMRPNDDFYAMGRSFADKS; from the coding sequence ATGACCAGCCCTGACATCAGCCGCTTTCCGGTCCCTGAGGTGAATAATCTGCCAGATGATGTGAAGCAGATCATTACAGATGTTCAGGAAAAGGCCGGTTTTATCCCGAATGTGTTTCTGACATTGGCGCATCGGCCTGATGAGCTGCGCGCCTTCTGGGCCTATCATGAAGCACTTATGCGCCGCGAATCCGGCCTTAGTAAAGCTGAACGTGAAATGATTGTGGTAGCCACCTCTGCTGCCAATAGCTGTCTTTATTGTGTGGTCGCTCATGGCGCAATCCTGCGCATCTATGAAAAGTCGACACAAATTTCAGACCAGATTGCAACAAATTTCAGAAAAGCCGATATCACAGACAGACAAAAAGCCATGCTGATCTTTGCAGAAAAAGTGGCGCTTCAGTCTGAACGCATTGGTGAGGACGATTTTGAGACGCTGCACGGATATGGCTTTTCTGATGAGGACATCTGGGATATTGGCGCAATTACATCCCTGTTTGCTTTGTCAAACCGCATGGCAAGCCTGACGTCTATGCGGCCGAATGATGACTTTTATGCAATGGGACGCAGCTTTGCGGACAAATCATGA
- a CDS encoding hypothetical protein (PFAM: Thioesterase superfamily~TIGRFAM: uncharacterized domain 1): MNMKGPVIAPLDLTPSTDPRIDELNKIGFNHLIDLSLVRWSEDDCLVRLQLSPQHLNPAGLVHGGVFSTMLDVVLAMTGSYSPPPLALMPGLTLNLNTQFISAATAEDKDVFATARKTGGGRSVFFASGEVVAADGRLLASATGTFKPGRQPSS, encoded by the coding sequence ATGAACATGAAAGGCCCTGTTATCGCGCCGCTTGATTTGACGCCGTCAACTGATCCACGGATTGATGAGCTGAACAAAATTGGCTTTAATCACCTGATTGACCTTAGCCTGGTAAGATGGTCAGAAGATGACTGTCTGGTCCGGCTCCAGCTTAGCCCACAACATCTGAATCCAGCTGGCCTTGTTCATGGCGGCGTATTTTCGACTATGCTGGATGTTGTGCTGGCTATGACCGGCAGCTACAGCCCGCCACCATTGGCACTCATGCCCGGGCTGACCCTGAACCTGAATACCCAATTCATCAGCGCGGCAACAGCAGAGGACAAAGACGTCTTTGCCACCGCCCGCAAAACAGGCGGCGGGCGTTCGGTCTTTTTTGCATCAGGAGAAGTTGTGGCCGCGGACGGCCGCCTTTTGGCAAGCGCGACAGGTACATTCAAGCCTGGGCGGCAACCTTCATCATGA
- a CDS encoding outer membrane protein/peptidoglycan-associated (lipo)protein (PFAM: OmpA family), whose protein sequence is MLAHTRIRPFLFALLGLVLFTGCAVQGSVRLDPKDAEAPVYESKVIVSEDLDPPAALSPPAPVEPVEQEEPVETDVQADIAEEQPEPEPVPLTREELIDKLTQPIYFALDEARLSTAQTEQLEQLAAFLLAEENSQLNLRIEGHCDDRGTREYNFALGARRAAVIAKNLTDAGVPKDRLKTISYGKERLAYSGVSEFARTRNRRGELILKPVFEAPVSQQK, encoded by the coding sequence ATGTTAGCCCATACCCGCATAAGACCGTTTCTGTTTGCCCTGCTTGGCCTTGTGCTGTTCACTGGCTGTGCGGTGCAGGGGTCTGTTCGGCTGGATCCAAAAGACGCTGAAGCCCCTGTCTATGAGAGTAAAGTTATCGTCAGCGAGGATCTTGACCCGCCAGCTGCTCTGTCGCCGCCGGCGCCCGTTGAGCCGGTTGAACAAGAAGAGCCTGTTGAGACAGATGTTCAGGCAGACATTGCAGAAGAGCAGCCTGAGCCTGAGCCTGTTCCCCTGACCCGTGAAGAGCTGATAGATAAGCTCACTCAGCCAATCTATTTCGCCCTTGATGAAGCCCGGCTATCAACAGCGCAAACCGAACAGCTTGAGCAATTGGCTGCATTTCTGTTGGCGGAAGAAAACAGCCAGCTGAATTTACGTATTGAAGGGCATTGTGATGACAGAGGGACCAGAGAATATAACTTTGCCCTTGGTGCCAGACGGGCAGCAGTCATTGCCAAAAACTTAACAGATGCTGGCGTGCCGAAAGACCGGCTGAAAACAATTTCTTATGGGAAAGAACGGCTGGCCTATAGCGGCGTATCTGAATTCGCCAGAACACGCAACCGGCGCGGTGAATTGATTTTAAAACCGGTTTTTGAAGCGCCTGTGTCACAGCAGAAATAA
- a CDS encoding EamA-like transporter family (PFAM: EamA-like transporter family), producing MSPRDYLLYACVIFGWSTSWLPLKGQVGLVAPEVSVFWRFVIAAALCFLIARLQGLRLDFPVRVHLRFAALGLLLFSTNFTLFYYASPHLASGLLAVVFSTASLLNILMLACLTRSVPPFRQLLASVIGLGGIVLIFLPELRLSAAALPALLLCVLGTLFFCAGNLVSASLQKQNVPVMSANSWGMVYGCGVLSIYAVVLGNPFIIDVAPAYLTGLVWLAVFSSVVAFACYLTLVGRIGAGRAGYATVIFPVFALLISTFFEGYGWTILSVAGIGLVLAGNLLMLRLR from the coding sequence ATGAGCCCGCGCGACTATCTTTTATATGCATGTGTGATTTTTGGCTGGTCGACAAGCTGGCTGCCCTTAAAAGGGCAGGTTGGCCTTGTTGCTCCTGAAGTATCTGTCTTCTGGCGATTTGTTATTGCCGCAGCCTTATGTTTTCTGATTGCGCGTCTGCAGGGGTTGCGGCTGGATTTTCCGGTGCGTGTCCATCTGCGTTTTGCTGCATTAGGGCTGCTGCTGTTCAGCACAAATTTTACACTGTTTTATTATGCCAGCCCGCATTTGGCCTCTGGATTACTTGCAGTTGTCTTCTCAACGGCGTCCTTGTTGAATATTTTGATGCTGGCTTGTCTGACCCGTTCAGTTCCCCCTTTTCGCCAGTTGCTGGCTTCTGTAATTGGACTTGGCGGAATTGTTCTGATCTTTTTGCCTGAATTGCGGCTATCTGCGGCCGCATTGCCTGCTTTGTTGTTATGTGTATTGGGTACTTTATTTTTCTGCGCTGGCAATCTGGTCTCCGCTTCATTGCAGAAACAAAATGTACCGGTTATGAGCGCGAACAGCTGGGGTATGGTTTATGGCTGCGGTGTGCTCAGCATCTATGCTGTTGTTTTGGGTAATCCGTTCATCATTGATGTTGCGCCTGCCTATCTGACCGGGCTGGTCTGGCTGGCAGTGTTTTCTTCTGTTGTTGCTTTTGCGTGCTATCTGACTCTTGTTGGGCGCATTGGTGCTGGCCGAGCAGGTTATGCCACTGTGATTTTCCCTGTGTTTGCCTTGCTTATCTCGACATTCTTTGAAGGCTATGGCTGGACGATCTTATCGGTTGCTGGTATCGGTCTTGTGCTAGCGGGCAATCTTTTGATGCTGCGTTTACGCTAA
- a CDS encoding putative oxidoreductase, aryl-alcohol dehydrogenase like protein (PFAM: Aldo/keto reductase family) — translation MNMKTRKIGKQDREVASVGIGAMSFSNFYGPCDDDQADAILTAALDLGLDHIDTSNVYGMGVSEQRIGQFLAKQGKQATEFFHIATKAAICRDSDTGARSFNNSAEHLETELDKSLSRMGVEHVDLFYVHRRQPELPIEDVAGTLARLVEKGKIKTIGFSEIAPSSLRRADKVHHVAAVQSEYSLSTRAPELGLSQACAELGTTLVAFSPVGRTLLTDRPISFEVAQTLDFLKGNPRFLQPNYDKNIALTAPFRAYAADHGWAAASLAIAWLLAQGDHILPIPGTRSVTHLNELAAARDITLTEQMLAEIEQILPVGWAHGDRYSQAQWIGPERYC, via the coding sequence ATGAATATGAAAACGCGGAAGATAGGCAAACAGGACAGAGAGGTGGCATCTGTTGGTATTGGGGCGATGTCTTTTTCAAATTTCTATGGACCTTGTGATGATGATCAGGCAGATGCCATTCTTACCGCCGCGCTCGATTTAGGTCTGGATCATATTGATACCTCAAATGTCTATGGTATGGGTGTATCTGAACAGCGGATCGGCCAATTTTTAGCTAAACAGGGCAAACAGGCCACAGAGTTTTTTCATATTGCAACCAAAGCTGCAATCTGCCGTGATTCGGATACGGGTGCGCGGTCATTCAATAATTCAGCCGAACATCTGGAGACAGAGCTGGATAAGAGCCTGTCGCGCATGGGGGTTGAGCATGTGGATTTGTTTTATGTGCATCGCCGCCAGCCCGAACTGCCGATTGAAGATGTAGCGGGTACCCTGGCGCGCCTTGTGGAAAAGGGGAAAATAAAGACAATAGGGTTTTCGGAAATCGCACCATCTTCTTTGCGTCGGGCAGATAAAGTTCATCATGTCGCCGCGGTGCAGTCTGAATATTCGTTATCCACCCGCGCACCAGAGCTTGGTCTTTCTCAGGCCTGTGCAGAATTAGGCACGACTTTGGTTGCGTTCAGTCCGGTTGGCCGCACGCTGCTAACTGACCGCCCGATCAGCTTTGAGGTTGCGCAAACGCTTGATTTTCTCAAAGGAAACCCGCGGTTCCTGCAACCTAATTATGATAAAAATATTGCGCTCACAGCTCCGTTTCGGGCATATGCAGCAGATCATGGTTGGGCCGCCGCCAGTCTGGCGATCGCCTGGCTGCTGGCACAGGGTGATCATATTTTGCCTATCCCGGGCACACGTTCAGTCACGCACTTAAATGAACTGGCCGCTGCACGAGACATCACATTAACAGAACAGATGCTTGCAGAAATTGAACAAATTCTCCCCGTAGGCTGGGCTCATGGGGACAGATATTCACAAGCACAATGGATAGGGCCGGAACGATATTGCTGA
- a CDS encoding nucleoside phosphorylase (PFAM: Phosphorylase superfamily~TIGRFAM: 5'-methylthioadenosine/S-adenosylhomocysteine nucleosidase, putative) — MSNHIALIVALDQELPSEGLADWTIIYTGVGKVNAAISLMTALTDCKPDLLINYGTAGAVTSGLSGIVEVGKSVQYDMDVRPLGLDLGVTPFEDHSFSYSLSDSPLICGTADRFATSPPDIPCDLVDMELYALAKIADQKGIPLRSFKFISDGADTSADTDWKNSLPDAATAFLTLQENLLDL; from the coding sequence ATGTCAAACCATATCGCGCTTATCGTCGCTCTTGACCAGGAACTGCCTTCAGAAGGGCTGGCTGACTGGACAATCATTTACACAGGGGTCGGAAAGGTAAATGCGGCGATTTCCCTGATGACAGCCCTTACGGATTGCAAACCGGATCTGCTGATCAATTATGGAACGGCTGGTGCTGTCACATCTGGCTTATCTGGCATTGTTGAGGTCGGCAAATCTGTTCAATATGACATGGATGTACGCCCGCTTGGCCTTGATTTGGGCGTCACCCCTTTTGAAGATCACTCATTTTCTTATTCCCTGTCTGACAGTCCGTTGATTTGTGGCACAGCCGATCGGTTTGCGACCAGCCCGCCTGATATCCCCTGTGATCTGGTCGATATGGAGCTGTACGCATTGGCGAAAATTGCAGATCAGAAAGGCATTCCGCTGCGATCCTTTAAATTTATCTCAGATGGCGCAGATACCAGCGCAGATACAGACTGGAAAAACAGCCTGCCAGATGCCGCCACAGCGTTCCTCACACTCCAGGAAAACCTTTTGGATCTTTAA
- a CDS encoding hypothetical protein (PFAM: Uncharacterized protein conserved in bacteria (DUF2237)) — protein sequence MDGESFGSGRQKNVLGGALIPCSVRPLTGFFRDGCCHTGPEDMGSHTICAVMTDDFLHFSKAAGNDLMTPRPEYNFPGLKAGDSWCLCAARWEQARRAGAAPKVHLAATNEACLAVVTLADLKAHALEAEPRD from the coding sequence ATGGACGGCGAGAGTTTTGGCAGTGGCCGACAGAAAAATGTACTTGGTGGCGCGCTCATCCCTTGTTCGGTCAGGCCGTTAACCGGGTTTTTCCGGGACGGTTGTTGTCATACCGGACCAGAAGATATGGGAAGCCATACAATTTGTGCGGTGATGACAGATGATTTCCTTCATTTCAGCAAAGCAGCAGGTAATGATCTGATGACCCCGCGCCCTGAATATAATTTCCCCGGATTGAAAGCAGGGGACAGCTGGTGTTTATGTGCCGCAAGATGGGAACAAGCCAGACGCGCAGGAGCTGCACCAAAAGTTCACCTTGCCGCCACCAATGAAGCCTGCCTGGCGGTTGTTACGCTCGCAGACCTGAAAGCACATGCGCTTGAAGCGGAACCGCGTGACTGA
- a CDS encoding 1-acyl-sn-glycerol-3-phosphate acyltransferase (PFAM: Acyltransferase~TIGRFAM: 1-acyl-sn-glycerol-3-phosphate acyltransferases): MSEATIRYSNEAMILIRSFIFNILFYISTAILAVVLIPCLLRADWARAAGKFWGSYTAKLLVIAGLRHQLTGDPHKDRQVVYAVKHQSAWETLILYWELDAPVIVLKRELLRLPLLGWFFKRSGCIAVDRKAGMAALKMMRQQAVAAAATGRSVLIFPQGTRVASGQSAPYQIGVFALYQATGLDVAPVALNSGRFWARNGFIKRPGLISVCFLPRLAGGLPRGEFMTKLEEAIETEMTRLGS, translated from the coding sequence TTGAGCGAGGCGACCATCCGCTATAGTAATGAAGCTATGATACTCATCAGATCGTTCATATTCAATATTCTGTTCTATATCAGTACCGCCATCTTAGCGGTTGTGCTGATCCCGTGTCTGCTGCGCGCGGACTGGGCCCGGGCCGCGGGCAAGTTCTGGGGCAGCTATACAGCCAAACTCCTTGTGATTGCCGGGCTGCGTCATCAGCTCACCGGTGACCCACATAAGGACCGCCAGGTCGTTTATGCGGTAAAACATCAGTCAGCCTGGGAAACGCTGATTTTATATTGGGAGCTGGATGCGCCAGTGATTGTATTAAAGCGTGAACTGCTTCGCCTGCCTCTTTTGGGCTGGTTTTTCAAGCGTTCTGGCTGCATCGCGGTAGATCGCAAAGCCGGGATGGCGGCTCTGAAAATGATGCGTCAGCAGGCGGTTGCGGCTGCGGCTACTGGTCGTTCAGTGTTGATTTTTCCGCAAGGCACGCGTGTGGCTTCTGGTCAGTCTGCCCCTTATCAAATTGGTGTATTCGCCTTGTATCAGGCAACCGGACTAGATGTTGCTCCTGTGGCGTTGAACTCAGGCCGGTTCTGGGCGCGTAATGGGTTCATTAAACGCCCTGGTCTGATTTCTGTTTGTTTTCTGCCTCGTCTGGCCGGGGGCTTGCCGCGTGGGGAATTCATGACCAAGTTAGAAGAGGCAATAGAGACAGAAATGACCCGGCTCGGCAGCTGA
- a CDS encoding putative redox protein, regulator of disulfide bond formation (PFAM: SirA-like protein) yields MSHLAGYSEFSKMTQIPSFDYRGLKCPLPVLKARRALSQLTAGQTAEFLADDPASPLDMSHFCEAEGHNLARSDEVDSYFIYHIIKGGKCA; encoded by the coding sequence ATGTCACATTTAGCCGGTTATAGCGAGTTTAGCAAAATGACACAAATCCCGTCATTTGATTATCGTGGATTAAAATGCCCGTTGCCTGTGCTGAAGGCCAGGCGGGCGCTGTCACAACTGACAGCTGGACAGACAGCAGAATTCCTAGCAGATGATCCTGCCTCTCCGCTTGATATGTCTCATTTTTGTGAAGCTGAAGGCCATAATTTGGCGCGTTCAGACGAAGTGGATAGCTATTTCATTTATCATATCATCAAAGGTGGTAAGTGCGCGTAG
- a CDS encoding protein with DnaJ-like domain (PFAM: DnaJ domain; Tellurite resistance protein TerB), which produces MTIWGLIIGGVTGFAFGGPIGALLGAAAGSLAGQQLRQHLDPDESKKVAFTVAVIALSAKMARADGIVTAAEINSFRSRVQIPEKDLHRVGQFWDLARQTQDGFEAYARQTASLFGPKSAILEQLLDLLFTIARSDGQITAPEWAYLQQVATIFGYDEAEFSRLSDIYSGENPPPHLILGVSENASLHDIRTAWRTLAAAHHPDKLIAAGMPEEFIQAATDRLARINHAYDTLSRQMNSRPA; this is translated from the coding sequence ATGACAATTTGGGGACTGATCATTGGTGGGGTAACCGGATTTGCCTTTGGCGGGCCGATAGGCGCGCTGTTGGGCGCGGCCGCTGGTTCGCTTGCCGGCCAGCAACTGCGTCAACATCTGGACCCAGATGAGTCCAAAAAAGTAGCCTTTACTGTTGCCGTTATTGCGCTGTCTGCAAAAATGGCCCGCGCTGATGGCATCGTCACCGCTGCTGAGATCAACAGCTTTCGCTCGCGCGTTCAAATCCCTGAAAAAGACCTGCACAGGGTTGGCCAGTTCTGGGATCTGGCCAGGCAGACACAAGATGGGTTCGAAGCCTATGCCCGACAAACGGCCAGCCTGTTCGGGCCAAAATCAGCCATACTCGAACAGCTTTTAGACCTGTTATTCACAATTGCCCGTTCAGACGGGCAGATAACCGCACCAGAATGGGCCTATCTGCAACAGGTGGCCACTATCTTCGGATATGATGAGGCAGAATTCTCCCGCTTGTCTGACATTTATTCAGGCGAAAACCCGCCTCCGCATCTGATTTTAGGGGTATCAGAAAACGCCAGCCTTCACGATATTCGCACAGCCTGGCGGACCCTGGCGGCAGCACATCACCCTGACAAGTTGATTGCCGCCGGCATGCCCGAAGAATTCATTCAAGCTGCCACAGACAGGCTGGCTCGCATCAACCACGCCTATGACACCTTGTCTAGACAAATGAACAGCAGACCCGCATAA